One window of the Candidatus Sulfotelmatobacter sp. genome contains the following:
- a CDS encoding LptF/LptG family permease codes for MKILDRYLLREFSGYLALGVTGFVVILLVVELFQRIDVFLDQHAPPQTVARYLLLQAPQTIVQILPIAMLLATFLALGQLNKFGELAAMRAAGLSLLRILRPIMALSVLVTLGAFLIDELIVPGANRVRDEVLHEQIERVRTEQPTERADVTYLGEGGRIYIMRLYLIKERRMHEVSLQEFHNGALVRRIDADEASWNGSGWTFSSGVVRTFVGGQEQARPFDRMTVGGIRERPEDFARETRNPDEMSYAELRNYVERLRASGARVAGHLVDLHLKLALPLVNLIVIMIGASVATRLRSQSTALGFGLSIAIAIAYYAFVRMGQAFGHNGALPPYLAAWSGNLVFGGAGAVMLWQAQQR; via the coding sequence GTGAAGATTCTCGATCGCTACCTGCTGCGCGAATTCTCCGGTTATCTGGCGCTCGGCGTCACCGGCTTCGTGGTCATCCTGCTGGTGGTCGAGCTGTTCCAGCGCATCGACGTCTTCCTCGACCAGCACGCGCCGCCCCAGACCGTGGCGCGCTACCTGCTGCTCCAGGCCCCGCAGACCATCGTCCAGATCCTGCCGATTGCGATGCTACTGGCCACCTTTCTCGCGCTCGGCCAGCTGAACAAGTTCGGCGAGCTGGCCGCGATGCGCGCCGCCGGCCTCTCGCTGCTCCGCATCCTGCGCCCGATCATGGCGCTGTCGGTGCTGGTGACGCTCGGGGCGTTCCTGATCGACGAGCTGATCGTGCCGGGCGCGAACCGGGTGCGTGACGAGGTGCTCCACGAGCAGATCGAGCGCGTTCGCACCGAGCAGCCGACCGAGCGCGCCGACGTCACCTATCTCGGCGAGGGCGGGCGGATCTACATCATGCGGCTCTACCTGATCAAGGAGCGCCGCATGCACGAGGTCTCGCTGCAGGAATTCCACAACGGCGCGCTGGTGCGCCGCATCGACGCCGACGAGGCGAGCTGGAACGGCAGCGGCTGGACCTTCAGCTCGGGCGTGGTGCGCACCTTCGTGGGCGGGCAGGAGCAGGCACGCCCCTTCGATCGCATGACGGTGGGCGGGATTCGCGAGCGGCCCGAGGATTTCGCCCGCGAAACCCGCAATCCCGACGAGATGAGCTACGCTGAGCTGCGCAACTACGTCGAGCGTCTCCGCGCGAGCGGGGCGCGCGTGGCCGGCCATCTCGTCGATCTGCACCTCAAGCTGGCCCTGCCGCTGGTCAACCTGATCGTGATCATGATCGGCGCCTCGGTCGCGACCCGCCTGCGCTCGCAGAGCACCGCGCTCGGCTTCGGCCTGTCGATCGCGATCGCGATCGCCTACTACGCCTTCGTGCGGATGGGCCAGGCGTTCGGGCACAACGGTGCGCTGCCCCCCTACCTGGCGGCGTGGTCGGGGAATCTGGTGTTCGGCGGCGCAGGCGCCGTCATGCTCTGGCAGGCGCAGCAGCGCTAG